A genomic stretch from Glaciecola nitratireducens FR1064 includes:
- a CDS encoding MAPEG family protein encodes MTGFIAVLLYVVWMQLLMLTYAFPRVPMALLGDRNLADWERAEVNRDPSFMVRAKGAHLNCVENFPLFAAVVVIAALMSKSPVVDGLAAFILAARVGQSLVHLISTAPAFVLLRATFFLAQVGMIFWVCYQLIV; translated from the coding sequence TTGACCGGATTTATCGCTGTGCTGCTTTACGTAGTGTGGATGCAACTGTTGATGCTGACTTACGCGTTTCCCCGCGTGCCGATGGCGCTGCTCGGAGATCGCAACTTGGCGGACTGGGAGCGTGCTGAAGTCAACCGCGACCCATCCTTTATGGTCCGCGCCAAAGGCGCACATCTCAACTGCGTGGAAAACTTTCCGCTCTTCGCTGCCGTCGTGGTGATCGCTGCGCTAATGAGTAAGAGTCCGGTTGTGGATGGCCTTGCGGCCTTTATCCTGGCCGCGCGTGTGGGGCAGAGCCTGGTGCACCTCATCAGCACCGCGCCAGCGTTTGTGCTGCTACGTGCCACGTTTTTCCTCGCTCAGGTAGGCATGATTTTCTGGGTTTGCTACCAACTCATCGTCTGA
- a CDS encoding nuclear transport factor 2 family protein, translated as MNLVKLRLATLFTLAIAFSTNAQQPTWNDSQMEVWSIVEQTWVDDAAENGNWPDNYVHDKYVTWGADSGGPVYKNASIKWSRFGDAASDTLIYEISPAAITVEGNTAVVNYYATTVTKTADGSRERSVVRISEVLVKDGEKWLFLAGSNFAPEMN; from the coding sequence ATGAACCTTGTCAAATTGCGTCTTGCTACACTCTTTACACTTGCGATTGCATTTTCAACAAATGCACAACAGCCAACTTGGAATGACTCTCAGATGGAGGTCTGGTCGATTGTCGAACAGACTTGGGTAGATGATGCCGCAGAAAACGGTAATTGGCCGGATAACTATGTACACGATAAGTACGTGACTTGGGGCGCTGATAGCGGCGGACCTGTTTATAAAAATGCTTCTATCAAGTGGTCACGTTTTGGCGATGCAGCCTCTGATACGCTTATCTATGAGATTTCGCCAGCAGCTATTACCGTTGAAGGAAACACTGCGGTAGTCAATTATTACGCGACAACAGTAACAAAAACCGCTGACGGTAGCCGTGAACGCTCAGTCGTTAGGATTTCAGAAGTGCTTGTTAAAGATGGAGAAAAATGGCTTTTCTTAGCAGGTAGTAACTTTGCACCCGAAATGAACTAA
- a CDS encoding alkaline phosphatase, producing MKNLKLSLIAIAVIGLNGCFLEGDDGANGVAGINGTDGQDGSTGNSSLVVQTNLTIGDTNCPNSGVKFESGVDADASGILEPSEITSTNYVCAPGVTAVSSTQLLNSLNNPWFVDGAALISQNKDTWLNATSGANTQINSANADKAQQVTSYDTTGPAQQAALIEQLKGSAKNVILFVGDGMGVSTVTASRILEGQMNGQLGEENSLSFDRFPFTGLAKTYNVDAQTPDSAGTMTAMVSGVKTDVGVIGVDENIVRGDCSTVAGNELVTALELAELAGKSTGIISTARITHATPAATYAKSADRNWEDVSDMPAAAVTAGCKDIAEQLVNFKANLETRFEGSNVNGLEVVFGGGRRHFLPRDAAFNSADAASAVEGDRTDGRDLTAEWSLTYPSGAYVFDQAGFNAINTETTTHVFGLFNESHMQYEADRGNDIAGEPSIAEMTAKAIEILDNNPLGFFLSVESGRIDHSHHAGSAYGALTDTIAFSEAIALADEMTNDEDTLIIVTADHGHVFTIAGYPKRGNPILGKVVSVGQTEAALAADGQPYTTLGYTNGRGFQNLGNEVTDADASYGMPIAAGRQDLSNIDTTSAGFHQEALVPLESETHSGEDVGIYAKGPGAFLLNGTNEQNMIYHVMDFASDLSGKANSAQ from the coding sequence ATGAAAAATTTAAAACTCAGTCTTATCGCAATTGCCGTAATTGGACTAAATGGTTGTTTTTTAGAAGGCGATGATGGCGCTAATGGCGTTGCAGGAATAAATGGCACTGATGGCCAAGATGGTTCAACGGGCAACAGCAGCCTAGTGGTGCAAACTAATCTGACTATTGGTGACACAAACTGTCCAAATAGTGGTGTGAAGTTTGAATCTGGGGTTGACGCTGACGCGAGTGGCATTTTAGAACCGAGCGAAATCACAAGTACAAACTACGTATGCGCACCTGGCGTCACGGCAGTTAGCTCTACGCAGTTGCTTAACAGCTTAAATAATCCGTGGTTTGTCGATGGTGCAGCACTCATTTCACAAAACAAAGATACATGGTTAAACGCGACAAGTGGCGCGAACACGCAAATTAACAGTGCCAATGCTGACAAAGCGCAGCAAGTTACGTCGTATGACACCACTGGGCCGGCGCAGCAAGCAGCTTTAATTGAGCAACTAAAAGGCTCAGCTAAGAATGTCATCTTGTTTGTAGGCGATGGAATGGGAGTATCAACGGTTACAGCTTCACGCATATTGGAAGGCCAGATGAATGGCCAGTTAGGCGAAGAAAATAGTCTTTCCTTTGACCGTTTCCCATTTACGGGCCTTGCAAAAACTTACAATGTTGACGCACAAACACCCGACTCAGCTGGCACCATGACGGCAATGGTAAGCGGAGTTAAAACCGATGTGGGTGTTATCGGTGTTGATGAAAATATTGTACGCGGCGATTGCTCAACGGTGGCCGGAAATGAACTGGTTACAGCGCTGGAGCTTGCCGAGTTAGCAGGTAAGTCGACGGGTATTATTTCCACAGCTAGAATAACGCACGCAACGCCAGCGGCGACGTATGCAAAATCAGCTGACCGTAACTGGGAAGATGTTTCTGACATGCCTGCGGCTGCAGTCACTGCTGGCTGCAAAGACATAGCAGAACAACTCGTTAATTTTAAAGCGAATTTAGAAACGCGCTTTGAAGGTAGCAATGTGAATGGACTCGAAGTCGTTTTTGGTGGTGGTAGAAGACACTTTTTACCGAGAGACGCTGCGTTTAACAGCGCAGATGCAGCTAGCGCTGTAGAAGGCGATCGTACAGATGGCCGTGATTTAACGGCAGAATGGTCGCTTACCTACCCTTCGGGCGCGTATGTGTTCGACCAAGCAGGCTTTAACGCAATTAATACTGAAACCACAACTCATGTATTTGGTTTGTTCAACGAGTCTCACATGCAGTACGAAGCAGATAGAGGCAATGATATTGCTGGAGAGCCTAGCATTGCAGAGATGACGGCCAAGGCAATTGAAATTTTGGACAATAATCCCCTAGGCTTTTTCCTCTCCGTTGAATCGGGTCGAATCGATCATAGCCACCATGCAGGTAGTGCTTATGGAGCTTTAACCGACACTATCGCATTCTCGGAGGCCATTGCCTTGGCCGATGAGATGACCAATGATGAGGATACATTAATTATTGTAACCGCCGATCATGGTCATGTATTCACCATTGCTGGATATCCGAAGCGCGGTAATCCAATACTTGGGAAGGTCGTTAGCGTAGGTCAAACAGAAGCCGCATTAGCTGCCGATGGCCAGCCATACACGACCTTGGGTTACACCAATGGCAGAGGTTTCCAAAATTTAGGAAATGAAGTGACTGACGCTGACGCTTCCTACGGTATGCCAATTGCTGCTGGTCGCCAAGACTTAAGTAACATTGACACCACATCTGCGGGCTTTCACCAAGAAGCATTAGTGCCACTAGAAAGCGAAACGCACTCAGGTGAAGACGTGGGTATTTATGCGAAAGGACCCGGTGCTTTTTTACTTAACGGTACTAATGAGCAAAACATGATTTACCATGTTATGGACTTTGCTTCCGATTTAAGCGGCAAGGCAAATAGCGCTCAATAG
- a CDS encoding type IV pilin protein: MIVVAIIGLLAAIALPTYSNFVLRSKLTETAVQLGAFARDFNTSKQINGKYPDDVSVGVIPTNSSGLTIDKTQWETPTLLGGNWNWEGANNHSYAGISIDGSTAEEEDFMQLDTIIDNGDLSSGKFRKTPNGRYTFILEE; this comes from the coding sequence ATGATTGTGGTCGCTATTATTGGTTTACTAGCAGCGATCGCTTTGCCAACCTACAGTAACTTTGTATTACGCTCAAAACTGACAGAAACAGCTGTTCAACTTGGCGCTTTTGCTCGCGACTTTAATACTTCGAAACAAATAAACGGTAAATATCCTGACGACGTCTCTGTGGGTGTCATACCGACTAATTCCTCAGGTCTCACCATCGACAAAACGCAATGGGAAACGCCAACATTATTAGGTGGCAACTGGAACTGGGAAGGAGCTAATAACCATTCCTACGCAGGAATATCAATTGACGGTTCCACTGCCGAGGAAGAAGACTTCATGCAGTTAGATACCATTATAGATAACGGTGATTTATCAAGTGGAAAGTTTCGCAAAACCCCGAATGGAAGATATACCTTTATTCTTGAGGAGTAG
- the miaE gene encoding tRNA isopentenyl-2-thiomethyl-A-37 hydroxylase MiaE: MTINDLLAPVSAFLRCETPQTWIDEAIKPENLSVVLLDHLVCELKAAQSAMFLIRRYVVDKESGQALLQWLKPYEDFTYRMQGDWRVLAKQNKLTKSMMPVQNSAYGQDLIDKMVLLIKEELHHFYQVLEMMEHYQIPYENISSSRYAKGMLRHVKNHEPDALIDKLICGAFIEARSCERFAKLAPHVDKKLGDFYVSLLRSEARHFEDYLELAESIAGKDIAERVAFFGEVEAELIQSPDSAEFRFHSGAPDVKKAPHSSLENTTAA; the protein is encoded by the coding sequence ATGACAATTAACGATTTATTAGCCCCAGTCAGTGCATTTTTGCGTTGCGAAACGCCACAAACATGGATTGACGAAGCCATTAAACCTGAGAATTTGTCGGTAGTATTGCTAGACCATTTAGTGTGTGAGCTCAAAGCTGCGCAAAGCGCGATGTTTTTAATTCGACGTTATGTTGTTGATAAAGAAAGCGGGCAAGCGCTTTTACAGTGGTTAAAGCCATACGAAGACTTCACTTATCGTATGCAAGGCGACTGGCGTGTTCTAGCCAAGCAAAACAAGCTTACGAAGTCGATGATGCCAGTGCAAAACTCTGCCTATGGGCAAGACCTGATAGACAAGATGGTACTGCTGATAAAAGAGGAGCTGCATCATTTCTATCAAGTACTAGAGATGATGGAGCATTATCAAATACCGTATGAGAATATTTCTTCAAGTCGCTATGCAAAAGGGATGCTACGCCACGTAAAAAATCATGAGCCCGACGCGCTTATCGATAAATTAATTTGCGGTGCTTTCATTGAAGCTCGCTCGTGTGAGCGTTTTGCAAAATTAGCGCCGCATGTTGATAAAAAATTGGGAGATTTTTACGTTTCTTTATTACGCAGCGAAGCGAGACATTTCGAAGATTACCTTGAACTCGCAGAGTCAATCGCAGGGAAAGATATTGCAGAGCGAGTGGCTTTCTTTGGTGAAGTTGAGGCGGAGCTTATTCAGTCGCCTGATAGCGCAGAGTTTCGTTTTCACAGTGGGGCGCCTGATGTGAAAAAAGCACCGCACTCTAGTTTAGAAAATACAACAGCAGCTTAA
- a CDS encoding 2OG-Fe(II) oxygenase, which produces MWLNQEQTIDSAIRAYRESLLKASPNHIVIDNLFNSENLDKVMSVLRNTTCWQTQKHTYSALYVDSAQWLDASKDERFVSRDVWQREEINTDSANIAQDFLSFLRGNEFMSLLSRVFNVPLTDINVAKPEINTNYFRLSAADFVHQHADDSPGRVACMLLYLNKEWNNEAGGELMFMGKNDNAISIEPIYNRCVLFDPFSEGSEHWVNAVTSEDTNVYRYNVTSWYWSE; this is translated from the coding sequence ATGTGGCTGAATCAAGAGCAGACAATCGATTCCGCAATACGTGCATACAGAGAGTCTTTATTAAAGGCTAGTCCTAATCATATCGTTATTGACAATCTATTCAATAGTGAGAATCTCGATAAAGTAATGAGCGTTTTACGCAATACGACGTGTTGGCAAACTCAAAAGCACACTTATTCTGCTTTATATGTTGATAGTGCCCAGTGGTTAGACGCAAGCAAAGATGAACGCTTTGTAAGCCGAGATGTTTGGCAACGCGAAGAGATTAATACTGACAGTGCTAATATAGCTCAAGACTTTTTGTCATTTTTGCGTGGGAATGAATTTATGTCATTATTATCACGTGTATTTAATGTGCCATTAACCGATATAAATGTGGCAAAGCCAGAAATCAATACTAATTATTTTCGCTTAAGTGCTGCAGACTTTGTGCATCAACATGCTGACGATTCGCCCGGAAGAGTAGCCTGTATGCTTTTGTATTTGAATAAAGAATGGAACAACGAAGCCGGCGGTGAGCTCATGTTTATGGGTAAAAACGATAACGCAATTAGCATCGAGCCTATCTACAATCGCTGTGTTTTGTTTGATCCTTTCTCAGAGGGTTCAGAGCACTGGGTAAATGCCGTGACGTCTGAAGATACCAATGTATATCGCTATAACGTAACCAGTTGGTATTGGTCTGAATAG